Proteins encoded together in one Acholeplasma hippikon window:
- a CDS encoding ROK family protein translates to MNIPVRPLKLDPKYAPAVLFFREFKANALKEGYDNLSVVVERNDGNSECFDTIIFKDEKHFDENLFYVERLVKSLLWIYGGYKVTIVGNKKIYEALKEIYANKERTFDAKFMTRVYEQPFEVLHATAKPEIKQNYQSIGKNLDGYRIGFDAGGSDMKVSAVVNGEPIFSEEIVWFPKLNSDPEYHKKYIREAIMLAKSKMPRLDAIGVSSAGVYVNNQAKVASLFIQVPDEAFDKHIKNIYIDIANELNVPIEVANDGDVTALAGAMSLEKNNLLGIAMGTSEAAGYINHEGNITGWINELAFVPVDFQANGPVDEWSGDFGCGLKYFSQDAVIRLAETCGITFPHDMPLAERLKVVQKLGPESEVYQDIFQTIGTYLGYTLAYYSEFYEIENVLLLGRVTSGEGGNIIVDYAKKTLKENFADLGEKIEISLPDEKARRVGQSVAAASLVKL, encoded by the coding sequence ATGAATATTCCAGTACGCCCACTTAAGTTAGACCCAAAATATGCTCCAGCGGTTTTATTCTTTAGAGAATTTAAAGCAAACGCATTAAAAGAAGGATATGATAATTTATCAGTAGTTGTTGAAAGAAATGACGGAAACAGCGAATGCTTCGATACAATTATCTTTAAAGATGAAAAACACTTTGATGAAAATCTATTCTATGTTGAACGTTTAGTTAAATCATTATTATGGATTTATGGTGGTTACAAAGTAACAATCGTTGGTAATAAAAAAATTTATGAAGCATTAAAAGAAATTTATGCAAATAAAGAACGTACATTTGATGCTAAGTTTATGACTCGTGTTTATGAACAACCATTTGAAGTGTTACATGCAACAGCAAAACCAGAAATTAAACAAAATTACCAATCAATTGGTAAGAACTTAGATGGTTACCGCATCGGTTTTGATGCTGGTGGATCAGATATGAAAGTATCAGCAGTTGTAAATGGTGAACCAATCTTCTCAGAAGAAATCGTATGGTTCCCTAAATTAAATAGTGATCCTGAATATCATAAGAAATATATTAGAGAAGCAATTATGCTTGCTAAATCAAAAATGCCACGCTTAGATGCAATTGGTGTATCAAGTGCTGGGGTTTATGTAAATAACCAAGCAAAAGTTGCATCACTATTTATTCAAGTTCCAGATGAAGCATTTGACAAACACATTAAAAACATTTACATCGACATTGCAAATGAATTAAATGTTCCAATTGAAGTTGCAAATGACGGAGACGTTACTGCACTTGCTGGAGCAATGAGTTTAGAAAAGAATAACCTTTTAGGTATTGCAATGGGTACAAGTGAAGCAGCAGGTTATATCAACCATGAAGGTAACATTACTGGTTGGATTAACGAATTAGCATTCGTTCCAGTTGACTTCCAAGCAAATGGACCAGTTGATGAATGGAGTGGCGATTTTGGTTGTGGATTAAAATACTTCTCACAAGATGCAGTTATTCGTTTAGCTGAAACTTGTGGAATCACATTCCCACACGATATGCCACTTGCAGAACGCTTAAAAGTTGTTCAAAAATTAGGACCTGAAAGTGAAGTTTACCAAGATATCTTCCAAACAATTGGAACATATTTAGGTTACACACTTGCTTACTATAGCGAGTTCTATGAAATTGAAAACGTACTTTTATTAGGACGTGTGACATCAGGTGAAGGTGGAAATATCATCGTTGATTATGCGAAGAAGACATTAAAAGAAAACTTTGCAGACTTAGGTGAAAAGATTGAAATCTCATTACCAGATGAAAAAGCAAGACGAGTTGGACAATCAGTTGCAGCAGCTAGTCTTGTTAAGCTATAA